The following are encoded together in the Pedobacter sp. D749 genome:
- a CDS encoding DUF1801 domain-containing protein, whose protein sequence is MLNPLDHYFEQKDEPIKSCLQYLRSLLMSYDDITEHWKYGMPFYYHKEKMFCYLWIHKKLLQPYIGLVDGHKIEHEDLLQEKRARMKILLINHFEDIPKKKIKSILNLAFDLRK, encoded by the coding sequence ATGTTAAATCCTCTGGATCATTATTTCGAGCAAAAAGACGAGCCGATTAAAAGTTGCCTTCAATATTTGAGGTCACTTTTAATGAGTTATGATGATATTACGGAACATTGGAAATACGGAATGCCTTTTTATTACCACAAAGAAAAAATGTTCTGTTATCTTTGGATCCATAAAAAACTCCTTCAGCCTTACATTGGTTTGGTTGACGGACATAAAATTGAACACGAAGATCTGTTGCAGGAGAAAAGGGCCAGAATGAAAATTTTATTAATCAACCATTTTGAGGATATCCCCAAAAAGAAAATCAAATCCATTTTAAACCTGGCTTTTGACCTTCGCAAATAG
- a CDS encoding nitroreductase — MSTTYDIVSKVIKERRSIFPASYIKKEIPVEVINQILETANYAPTHKLTQPWRFVVIRKAGLAKLGEELGKLYKELVSPQQFLQKKYDSFGEKTSQADCIIAINMQVSGKIPEWEELAAVSCAVQNMALTAESLQVGAYWSSPPLIDDLGGFLSLGENEKCIGLFYMGYHNEKPWAPNRTSIEEKVRWIEG, encoded by the coding sequence ATGAGTACAACATACGATATCGTTTCAAAAGTTATAAAAGAACGTCGCAGTATTTTTCCTGCCAGTTATATCAAAAAAGAAATTCCGGTTGAGGTGATTAACCAGATTTTAGAAACGGCCAATTATGCACCGACACATAAATTAACGCAGCCATGGCGTTTTGTCGTGATCAGAAAAGCTGGATTGGCAAAACTTGGTGAGGAACTTGGTAAACTATATAAAGAGTTGGTTTCCCCTCAACAATTTCTTCAGAAAAAGTACGATAGCTTTGGTGAGAAAACGAGTCAGGCTGATTGTATTATTGCCATAAATATGCAGGTGAGTGGTAAAATACCTGAATGGGAAGAGTTGGCTGCGGTTTCCTGTGCAGTTCAGAATATGGCTTTAACTGCAGAAAGTTTACAGGTTGGCGCATACTGGAGCTCCCCACCATTAATTGATGATTTAGGTGGTTTCTTAAGCCTGGGTGAAAATGAAAAATGCATCGGCTTATTTTACATGGGCTATCATAACGAAAAACCCTGGGCGCCGAACCGGACTTCTATTGAAGAGAAAGTAAGGTGGATAGAGGGGTAG
- a CDS encoding ABC-F family ATP-binding cassette domain-containing protein yields MISVSNLSLRYGKRTLFEDVNLKFTQGNCYGVIGANGAGKSTFLKILSGEVNQTSGSVAFTPGERMAVLKQNHYEFDEFSVLETVMIGHKELYAIMKEKDAIYMKEDFSEKDGERAGELENLFAEMDGWNMESNAATMLSNLGITEDNHYKLLKELDNTQKVRVLLAQALFGNPDILLLDEPTNDLDIETIAWLENFLADYQNIVLVVSHDRHFLDAVCTHIVDIDFAKMSIYTGNYTFWYESSQLALKQRSDQNKKMEDKVKELQEFIRRFSANASKSKQATSRKKALDKIDITEIKASSRKYPAIIFNNTGREAGDQILQVDALGKSGNDGILFDKVTFMVNKGDKIAVISQNSLATAAFYDVLTGRDTDHRGEFKWGVTISTADIPNDNSEYFAGKDENLVDWLREYSGTDADEQFVRSFLGRMLFSGEEVLKNVKVLSGGEKMRCMFSRMMLQQANLLMFDEPTNHLDLESIEALNNGMKDFKGAILFTSRDHQLTETVANRIIEITPKGTIDKLMTYDEYINSSDVAKLREEMYA; encoded by the coding sequence ATGATTTCAGTTTCTAATTTATCATTACGGTACGGCAAGCGCACATTATTTGAAGATGTTAACCTAAAATTTACCCAAGGCAACTGCTATGGCGTAATTGGGGCTAATGGCGCAGGTAAATCTACTTTTCTTAAAATTTTATCAGGAGAAGTGAATCAAACCTCTGGTAGCGTGGCTTTTACTCCAGGCGAAAGAATGGCCGTTTTAAAGCAAAACCATTACGAATTTGATGAGTTTTCGGTATTAGAAACTGTAATGATTGGCCATAAAGAACTTTATGCCATCATGAAAGAAAAAGATGCCATTTATATGAAAGAAGATTTCTCGGAGAAGGATGGCGAACGCGCCGGAGAGCTTGAAAATCTTTTTGCAGAAATGGATGGCTGGAACATGGAAAGCAATGCGGCAACGATGTTAAGCAATCTGGGCATAACTGAAGATAATCACTACAAATTGTTAAAGGAATTAGATAACACACAAAAAGTACGTGTGTTATTGGCACAGGCTCTGTTTGGCAATCCGGATATTTTATTACTGGATGAGCCTACCAACGATTTGGATATCGAAACCATCGCCTGGTTAGAAAACTTCCTGGCTGATTATCAGAACATCGTTTTGGTTGTATCTCACGACAGGCACTTTTTAGATGCCGTTTGTACGCATATCGTAGATATCGATTTTGCCAAAATGAGCATTTACACTGGTAACTATACTTTCTGGTACGAATCTAGTCAGCTGGCATTAAAACAACGCAGCGACCAGAACAAGAAAATGGAAGATAAGGTAAAGGAGCTTCAGGAATTTATCCGTAGGTTCAGTGCGAATGCTTCTAAATCAAAACAGGCTACTTCACGTAAAAAAGCTTTAGATAAGATAGATATCACCGAAATTAAAGCATCGAGCAGAAAATATCCGGCCATTATATTCAATAATACCGGTCGCGAGGCTGGAGATCAGATTTTACAAGTTGATGCTTTAGGCAAAAGTGGAAATGATGGCATTTTATTTGACAAAGTTACCTTTATGGTAAATAAAGGAGATAAAATTGCAGTTATATCTCAAAACAGTTTGGCTACTGCAGCATTTTATGATGTTTTAACAGGAAGAGATACAGACCACAGAGGCGAATTTAAATGGGGGGTTACCATTAGCACAGCAGATATTCCGAATGATAACTCTGAATATTTTGCGGGTAAAGATGAAAACCTGGTAGATTGGTTACGTGAGTACTCTGGTACCGACGCTGATGAACAATTTGTACGCAGCTTTTTAGGTAGAATGTTATTTTCAGGGGAAGAAGTACTTAAAAACGTAAAAGTACTTTCAGGAGGTGAGAAAATGCGTTGTATGTTCTCCAGAATGATGTTACAACAGGCTAACTTATTAATGTTTGATGAGCCAACCAATCACCTGGACCTTGAATCTATCGAGGCATTGAATAATGGCATGAAAGATTTTAAGGGTGCAATATTATTTACCTCACGAGATCACCAGTTAACAGAAACCGTTGCCAACCGCATTATCGAAATTACACCAAAAGGTACTATTGATAAGTTGATGACTTATGATGAATACATCAACAGCAGTGATGTTGCAAAATTAAGAGAAGAAATGTACGCTTAA
- a CDS encoding DUF4397 domain-containing protein yields MKTDLKNFSTTTKIILSLLAITLTITACKKDFNNEPIEAAGIGFIHASPGTAALDFILDNQKINSFTYTKDLGYYAAYPGIRLVGVAKKDTLKYLTTANATLKSGSFYSVFVVDTLKSTKLLILEDDLKAPETDKAKVRFVNLSPGSAPFDLGIAGTDAPLFTAKAFKEFTTFSNIAPNDSYTFELKQGGTVKASLPAVKIEKGKIYTIWAKGLSSKTDSTGVGLSVMTNK; encoded by the coding sequence ATGAAAACGGATTTGAAAAATTTTAGCACTACGACAAAAATTATACTCTCTCTCCTTGCTATAACTTTAACCATAACTGCCTGCAAAAAGGATTTCAACAATGAGCCGATAGAAGCTGCCGGTATTGGCTTTATTCATGCATCACCAGGAACGGCTGCGCTTGATTTTATATTGGATAACCAAAAAATAAACAGCTTTACCTATACTAAAGATCTTGGCTATTATGCTGCTTATCCGGGAATAAGATTGGTTGGTGTTGCAAAAAAGGATACTTTAAAATATTTAACCACTGCTAACGCTACCTTAAAATCGGGATCATTTTATTCGGTTTTCGTAGTAGATACCTTAAAATCTACAAAACTTCTGATCCTTGAGGATGATTTAAAAGCTCCTGAAACCGATAAGGCTAAAGTTCGTTTTGTAAACTTAAGTCCGGGTTCTGCACCATTTGATTTGGGCATTGCAGGTACAGATGCGCCATTATTTACGGCAAAAGCATTTAAAGAGTTTACTACTTTTAGCAATATTGCACCAAATGACAGCTACACTTTTGAATTAAAACAAGGCGGAACAGTTAAAGCCAGCTTGCCTGCGGTTAAAATTGAAAAAGGTAAAATTTATACCATCTGGGCTAAAGGCTTATCAAGCAAAACCGATAGTACGGGCGTTGGCTTATCAGTGATGACAAACAAATAA
- a CDS encoding RNA polymerase sigma factor: protein MIKKILSFEEILKGCVKNDNSCKEMMYKSFYGYLMGIILRYTKNTSDSEELVNDSFIKIFKHVGGFKAPKNPEELQRSFKGWIAQIASRTAIDKIRSSKVQFYVDDLAESEHPATHVSIASELHVNDILNLLNHLPDTQRLVFNLYEIEGFAHDEISKMLNIPESSSRVYLTRSKNKLRTLYLNTMVNSYEKNG, encoded by the coding sequence GTGATAAAAAAAATACTCAGTTTTGAGGAAATTTTAAAAGGCTGTGTAAAAAACGACAATAGCTGTAAAGAAATGATGTATAAATCATTTTACGGCTATTTAATGGGCATAATTTTAAGGTATACCAAGAACACTTCGGATAGTGAAGAGCTTGTAAATGATAGCTTTATCAAGATTTTCAAACATGTTGGGGGCTTCAAAGCACCAAAGAATCCGGAAGAATTACAAAGATCATTTAAAGGCTGGATTGCCCAGATTGCTTCGCGGACGGCGATAGACAAAATCAGGAGTTCAAAAGTTCAGTTTTATGTTGATGATTTAGCAGAAAGCGAACATCCGGCTACCCACGTTTCGATTGCATCGGAACTACACGTTAATGATATTTTGAATTTACTAAATCATTTACCAGATACGCAGAGACTGGTATTTAACTTATATGAAATTGAGGGCTTTGCCCACGATGAAATTTCGAAGATGTTAAACATTCCTGAAAGTTCCAGTCGTGTTTACCTCACACGTTCTAAAAATAAGTTACGTACCCTTTACCTAAATACCATGGTTAATTCATACGAAAAAAATGGATAA
- a CDS encoding Uma2 family endonuclease gives MKNIKPYPTEDELPPIKTLNEVDFSAVYSYADYMRFEFEERLEIIKGYIFEMSPAPSRMHQKISGRIFNPIYNALNGHQCEVYSAPFDVRLAKKTQDDREVFTVVQPDIVVVCDPTKLDKRGCIGAPDIVVEILSPGNNKKELINKYEVYEEAGVKEYWIVSSSDKTFFRYILDDKGKFQPTKLLTEGEEVTTTIIPDLKLILEEVFQD, from the coding sequence ATGAAAAATATCAAGCCATACCCTACCGAAGATGAGCTACCTCCTATTAAAACTCTTAATGAAGTAGATTTTTCTGCTGTTTATAGCTATGCAGACTATATGCGCTTTGAATTTGAAGAGCGCTTAGAGATTATTAAAGGCTACATTTTTGAAATGAGCCCTGCGCCTTCCAGGATGCACCAAAAAATATCAGGAAGAATTTTTAACCCTATCTACAATGCATTGAATGGTCATCAATGCGAAGTGTATTCAGCACCTTTTGATGTGCGTTTAGCCAAGAAAACTCAGGATGACAGAGAAGTTTTTACCGTTGTGCAACCCGATATTGTAGTCGTTTGCGATCCGACTAAACTGGATAAGCGTGGTTGTATTGGCGCGCCGGATATTGTTGTCGAGATTTTATCACCAGGCAACAATAAAAAAGAGCTGATTAACAAATATGAAGTCTACGAAGAAGCAGGCGTTAAAGAATACTGGATTGTGAGTTCTTCGGATAAAACATTTTTCAGGTATATCCTTGATGATAAGGGCAAGTTTCAGCCCACAAAGCTGCTCACTGAGGGCGAAGAGGTAACCACAACGATTATACCAGACTTAAAACTTATCTTAGAAGAGGTATTTCAGGATTAG
- a CDS encoding peptidylprolyl isomerase, with translation MNISPNSVVALTYELHTTNEEGQQVFVEKADEENPLVFLYGVGMMLPKFEEHLTGLKTGDEYGFELSAADGYGDIDPGAFADLPKTMFTEAGGELPNVGDVIPLQDNNGNQFRAGVTAVHDETISVDLNHPMAGKNLVFSGVILNVREATQDELAHGHAHGADGHSGH, from the coding sequence ATGAATATTTCACCAAACTCTGTAGTAGCGTTAACTTACGAATTGCATACTACTAACGAAGAAGGACAACAAGTTTTTGTAGAAAAAGCTGATGAAGAAAATCCTTTAGTATTTTTATATGGCGTTGGCATGATGTTGCCTAAATTTGAAGAACACTTAACCGGTTTAAAAACTGGTGATGAATATGGCTTCGAACTATCTGCTGCAGATGGTTATGGTGATATCGATCCGGGAGCTTTCGCCGATCTTCCAAAAACAATGTTTACCGAAGCTGGTGGCGAATTGCCAAACGTTGGTGATGTGATTCCATTGCAAGATAACAACGGTAACCAGTTCAGAGCAGGTGTTACTGCTGTTCACGACGAAACCATTTCAGTAGATTTAAATCACCCAATGGCGGGTAAAAATTTAGTGTTTAGCGGTGTAATTTTAAATGTACGCGAAGCTACTCAAGATGAGTTGGCTCATGGTCATGCTCACGGAGCTGATGGTCATTCAGGTCACTAG
- a CDS encoding thioredoxin domain-containing protein, translating to MSETNNLIHASSPYLLQHAHNPVNWYEWGAEALEKAKAENKLILVSIGYSACHWCHVMERESFENHEVAEVMNRHFVCIKVDREERPDIDQIYMYAIQLMTGSGGWPLNCICLPDQRPIYGGTYFRKNDWINILENVAALWANEPDKAIQYAERLTSGIKDSEKIIATVTTEEYAHEHLTEIIDPWKRHFDIGYGGYNRAPKFPLPNNWVFLLRYGFLKDDESVFTAVCHTLEEMSRGGIYDQIGGGFARYSVDDKWHVPHFEKMLYDNAQLISLYAEAYQCTKFDSFKQTVVETVNWVSDEMTSADGLFYSALDADSEGIEGKFYVWDKAEFDQVLGEDAQLIGAYYNITEEGNWEEEQTNILRKTISDDDLLAKFDTTAEVLYDKVNSAKTKLMAVRSKRIRPGLDDKCLTAWNGMMIKALADAAQVLSHNQYYEKASAAANFILNHLKLEKGGLYRNYKNGKASITGFLDDYAFFIEALIALYEYDFDEKWLVEAKSLTDYVIANFYDPDSPMFFYTSAESEDLIARKHEVMDNVIPASNSVMAQNLKKMGLLFDIEKYNEKASEMLAAVHPKIKSYGSAYSNWAIQLLNEIYGINEIAITGLETDVVKLELSRHYIPNKITLGGTKSNLPLLKGKQSNETKVYICRNKVCQLPVKTVEEALEHLQ from the coding sequence ATGTCCGAAACCAATAACTTAATCCACGCTTCATCACCATATTTATTACAGCATGCCCACAATCCTGTTAATTGGTATGAATGGGGGGCAGAAGCATTAGAAAAGGCCAAAGCAGAAAATAAGCTCATATTGGTGAGCATTGGCTATTCGGCCTGCCATTGGTGCCATGTAATGGAGCGCGAAAGTTTCGAAAACCATGAAGTTGCCGAAGTGATGAACCGGCATTTTGTATGCATTAAAGTTGATAGGGAAGAACGTCCGGATATTGATCAGATTTATATGTATGCCATTCAACTCATGACAGGTAGTGGCGGATGGCCTTTAAACTGCATCTGTTTGCCAGATCAGCGTCCGATTTATGGTGGCACTTATTTCCGAAAAAACGATTGGATCAATATTCTGGAGAATGTTGCCGCACTTTGGGCAAATGAACCTGATAAAGCCATTCAATATGCCGAAAGGTTAACTTCTGGGATCAAAGACAGTGAAAAGATAATCGCTACAGTAACTACAGAAGAATATGCCCATGAACACCTGACCGAAATTATCGATCCCTGGAAACGCCATTTCGATATTGGTTACGGAGGTTATAACCGTGCGCCGAAATTTCCCTTACCCAATAATTGGGTCTTTTTATTGCGTTATGGCTTTTTAAAAGATGATGAATCGGTTTTTACAGCTGTTTGTCATACGCTCGAAGAAATGAGCAGGGGAGGTATTTACGATCAGATTGGCGGTGGCTTTGCCCGTTATTCGGTTGATGATAAATGGCATGTGCCGCATTTTGAGAAGATGCTTTACGATAATGCACAATTGATCAGTTTGTATGCAGAAGCTTATCAGTGTACTAAGTTTGATTCTTTTAAACAGACCGTGGTAGAAACTGTAAATTGGGTTTCTGATGAGATGACTTCTGCAGATGGATTATTTTATTCGGCATTAGATGCGGATAGCGAGGGGATAGAAGGTAAGTTCTATGTTTGGGATAAAGCAGAATTCGATCAGGTTTTGGGTGAAGATGCCCAACTGATCGGCGCTTACTATAACATTACCGAAGAAGGTAATTGGGAAGAAGAACAAACCAATATTCTGCGCAAAACCATCAGCGATGACGATTTACTTGCAAAATTTGATACTACGGCGGAGGTGCTTTATGATAAGGTAAACTCAGCCAAGACAAAATTAATGGCTGTGCGGAGTAAAAGGATCAGGCCAGGTTTGGATGACAAATGTTTAACTGCCTGGAATGGAATGATGATTAAAGCGCTGGCCGATGCGGCTCAGGTTTTAAGTCACAATCAATATTATGAAAAGGCATCTGCTGCAGCTAATTTTATCTTAAATCACCTAAAATTGGAAAAAGGAGGTTTATACCGGAACTATAAAAACGGAAAGGCATCTATTACAGGTTTTTTAGATGATTACGCGTTTTTTATCGAAGCGTTAATTGCATTATACGAATATGATTTTGATGAAAAATGGCTGGTAGAAGCTAAATCGTTAACTGATTATGTAATCGCTAATTTTTATGATCCGGATTCACCAATGTTTTTTTATACCTCTGCAGAAAGTGAAGATTTAATTGCCCGCAAACATGAAGTGATGGACAATGTAATTCCTGCTTCGAACTCCGTAATGGCGCAAAACTTAAAAAAAATGGGATTGCTTTTTGATATTGAAAAATATAATGAAAAAGCTTCTGAAATGCTTGCTGCGGTTCATCCGAAGATTAAAAGTTATGGCTCTGCCTATTCAAATTGGGCCATTCAATTACTGAATGAAATTTATGGCATAAATGAAATTGCCATTACCGGTTTAGAAACGGATGTTGTTAAATTAGAATTAAGCAGGCATTATATTCCGAATAAAATTACATTGGGTGGAACAAAAAGTAACTTACCGCTGTTAAAAGGTAAGCAAAGCAATGAAACAAAAGTTTATATTTGCCGAAATAAAGTATGCCAGTTGCCGGTGAAGACAGTAGAGGAGGCATTAGAACATTTGCAATAA
- a CDS encoding DUF1016 N-terminal domain-containing protein, which translates to MELSRNQLFNAIKEIISQSRLKVFRAANSALLESYWQIGKLIIEDEQQVKLRAAYGKETLKNLSNQLTFEFGKGFDERNLNNMRSFYSAFPIWYALRTELSWTRYRLLSRFVNPNLIPYTFNLTP; encoded by the coding sequence ATGGAATTGAGCAGAAATCAGTTATTTAATGCCATAAAAGAGATTATTAGCCAATCCCGTTTGAAAGTATTTCGTGCGGCAAATTCTGCATTACTTGAATCTTACTGGCAAATTGGAAAACTTATTATTGAGGATGAGCAGCAGGTAAAATTACGTGCAGCATACGGAAAAGAGACTTTAAAAAATCTTTCAAATCAATTGACATTTGAGTTTGGGAAAGGTTTTGATGAAAGAAATTTGAATAATATGCGATCTTTCTATTCTGCATTTCCAATTTGGTACGCATTGCGTACCGAATTAAGTTGGACTCGTTACCGGCTTTTATCCCGTTTTGTAAACCCTAACCTTATACCCTATACCTTCAACCTTACACCCTAA
- a CDS encoding mandelate racemase/muconate lactonizing enzyme family protein — protein MKITHTEIYRFSIPMEPFVIATGTMHFAQNVLIRIYTDTGIHGIGECSAFPMIVGETQETCIAMAKDFAAILKGKDPLEIPERMNDLLGYADHNNTIKSAFDMALFDIAAKNANLPLYKFLGGTKRTIETDMTIGIDTPEGMATTALKYKSQGCRILKIKLGKKVHDDIERVKHIREAVGEDLTLRLDANQGWSFDDALFALGELEKYNIEFCEQPMRTWYDDKLPELNVNSPIKLMADESCYNHHDGRKLINSQSTTYLNIKFSKSGGILEAQKIHEEALKHGVKCMIGSMLETRIALSANLHFALASPNIEFFDLDTALLGHLVDPVVGGLTYNGYFLDVPEEIGIGAEADEFFLEKCESWTV, from the coding sequence ATGAAAATCACTCATACCGAAATATACCGATTTAGCATACCGATGGAACCTTTTGTTATTGCAACAGGAACCATGCATTTTGCACAAAATGTGTTGATCAGGATTTATACGGATACAGGTATCCATGGCATTGGAGAATGCTCTGCTTTCCCGATGATTGTTGGTGAAACACAGGAAACCTGTATTGCCATGGCTAAAGATTTTGCCGCGATTTTAAAAGGTAAAGACCCTTTAGAGATTCCCGAACGGATGAACGATTTATTGGGTTATGCAGATCATAACAATACCATTAAAAGTGCTTTCGATATGGCTTTGTTTGATATTGCAGCAAAAAATGCAAACTTACCCCTGTATAAATTTCTAGGTGGAACCAAACGCACCATTGAAACTGATATGACCATTGGTATCGACACACCGGAGGGAATGGCCACTACAGCTTTGAAATATAAAAGCCAGGGTTGCCGTATCTTAAAAATTAAGCTAGGTAAAAAAGTGCATGATGATATAGAAAGGGTAAAACACATCCGCGAAGCGGTAGGTGAAGATTTAACCTTACGCCTGGATGCCAATCAGGGTTGGAGTTTCGACGATGCTTTATTTGCATTGGGCGAATTGGAAAAATACAATATTGAGTTCTGCGAACAACCCATGCGCACCTGGTATGATGATAAATTACCGGAGCTGAATGTAAATTCGCCAATTAAATTAATGGCCGATGAAAGCTGCTATAACCACCATGATGGCCGAAAACTGATCAACAGTCAATCTACAACCTATTTAAACATTAAATTTTCAAAATCCGGGGGGATTTTAGAAGCGCAAAAAATACATGAAGAAGCCTTAAAACATGGTGTAAAATGTATGATTGGCAGCATGCTCGAAACCCGGATTGCTTTAAGCGCCAACCTGCATTTTGCCTTGGCCAGCCCTAATATTGAGTTTTTTGACTTAGATACAGCGCTATTGGGGCATTTAGTTGATCCAGTGGTTGGTGGCTTAACTTATAACGGTTATTTTCTTGATGTTCCCGAAGAAATCGGTATAGGCGCCGAAGCAGATGAGTTTTTCTTAGAGAAATGTGAAAGCTGGACGGTTTAG
- a CDS encoding glycoside hydrolase family 25 protein, with amino-acid sequence MPADKRTPINKSPVARKPAVRKPATRKPTTGKKKKAVLSVQLKLVIAGLLLILLSPFYYGYVLRSFVATWRWVKDWGQDPNYRTYESFNIKIPKKYTVHGIDVSYYQGKINWQKVKEMKEDEVSIRFAFIKATEGLMLVDPYFQRNWREAPKAGIICGAYHFFRPKKDGKTQAKFFLQVVNIEKGDLPPVVDIESLDGVSPLKMRAELSDFLNYVEMKTKVRPIVYTGLKFYEDYLADHFDDYPLWIAHYYQPKLRMDKSRWKFWQHSDKAKINGIGHVVDFNAFNGDSLALDRLLVH; translated from the coding sequence ATGCCTGCAGATAAAAGAACCCCAATAAATAAAAGTCCGGTTGCCAGAAAACCTGCCGTTAGGAAACCTGCAACCAGAAAACCCACGACAGGCAAAAAAAAGAAAGCTGTGCTTTCCGTTCAGCTTAAACTGGTTATTGCAGGTTTATTGTTGATTTTGCTCTCTCCATTTTATTACGGCTATGTATTAAGAAGTTTTGTGGCTACCTGGCGTTGGGTTAAAGACTGGGGGCAAGACCCTAATTACAGAACTTACGAGAGTTTTAACATTAAGATCCCTAAAAAATATACGGTTCACGGAATTGATGTTTCCTATTATCAGGGTAAAATAAACTGGCAAAAAGTAAAGGAAATGAAGGAAGATGAGGTGAGTATCCGTTTTGCCTTTATCAAAGCCACAGAGGGATTAATGCTGGTTGATCCCTATTTTCAACGCAATTGGCGTGAAGCCCCAAAAGCAGGGATTATTTGTGGTGCCTATCACTTTTTCAGACCTAAAAAGGATGGTAAAACGCAGGCCAAATTTTTCTTGCAAGTGGTAAATATTGAGAAGGGTGATTTACCACCAGTTGTGGATATTGAATCTTTAGATGGGGTTTCACCGTTAAAAATGAGGGCAGAACTTTCTGATTTTCTCAATTATGTAGAAATGAAAACCAAAGTAAGACCAATTGTTTATACCGGGCTTAAATTTTACGAAGATTATTTAGCCGATCATTTTGATGATTATCCTTTGTGGATTGCCCATTATTATCAACCAAAGTTAAGGATGGATAAAAGCCGCTGGAAATTTTGGCAGCATTCTGATAAAGCTAAAATTAATGGTATCGGCCATGTAGTCGATTTTAATGCTTTTAATGGTGATAGTTTGGCGTTGGATAGGTTGTTAGTTCATTAG
- a CDS encoding helix-turn-helix domain-containing protein, with product MNEERDRKRLQKFGQNLRTIREKLNLSQDQVVANCDLTKGNLSNIENGNKDFTFTTLLEIAKGLGIPPKELLDF from the coding sequence ATGAATGAAGAAAGGGATAGAAAACGTTTACAAAAGTTTGGACAAAACTTAAGGACAATTAGAGAGAAACTAAATTTAAGCCAGGATCAGGTAGTAGCGAATTGTGACTTGACGAAAGGAAACCTAAGTAATATAGAAAATGGAAATAAAGATTTTACGTTTACAACGCTTTTAGAAATAGCAAAAGGATTAGGAATACCCCCAAAAGAATTATTGGATTTTTAG